A single region of the Chrysoperla carnea chromosome 5, inChrCarn1.1, whole genome shotgun sequence genome encodes:
- the LOC123299578 gene encoding vanin-like protein 1 isoform X2 translates to MNLFFVNVFFIVGLIQLSVGSGNKNTYRAAVVEYSPDIPFSDDIKIIYRKSVADYKHFIQEAAKQNVDIIVFPEDGLSTLNVPAKRNKIHSFATKIPNPNDKISPCNTPGFSEHLTNLSCEASANKIYVVVNLIEYVNCQGEDGCPCDNSFYFNTNLVFDRNGVVIARYRKYNLFVEPGFDVTKQPEIVTFTTDFGVTFGMFICFDILFKEPAITLVKDKQVHDIIYSTAWFSELPFLTAIQTQAGWAYGNDVTVLASGYDNPNQRNVGSGIYVGRAGSIIEYFPLQRNNRLLVANVPKYPFKNTDQDIRKNSIQITENDDSQDDLVLFQEDLSGYTSEILTDTYENKLCNNDLCCNFEIKSTPLKEASYVYRAVVFSGQRNYAHIVQAGTQVCGIVSCLKDTIESCGIRNKTFETGREFHSIKISGNFHQNENNVQWPSTVNTHFLPLDPLMFTYENKNKNIELSLNDDIRLDNLFTFAIYGRDYSHDQHIPQTNHAEQCNAKEEL, encoded by the exons atgaatttatttttcgtaaatgtattttttattgttggtTTAATTCAG cTATCTGTTGGTAGTGGTAATAAAAACACTTATCGTGCCGCTGTAGTTGAATATTCACCAGATATACCATTCTCGGATGATATTAagattatttatagaaaaagtgTTGCtgattataaacattttatacaagAAGCTGCTAAACAG aatGTCGATATAATTGTATTTCCCGAAGATGGTCTATCAACATTAAATGTGCCAgcaaaacgaaataaaatacattcattCGCAACAAAAATTCCTAATCCTAACGACAAAATATCACCATGTAATACACCAGGTTTTTCTGag catTTAACAAACTTATCTTGTGAAGCTTCCGCTAATAAAATTTACGTTGTCGTCAACTTGATTGAGTACGTAAATTGTCAGGGCGAAGATGGATGTCCTTGCGATAATAGTTTTTACTTTAATACAAATTTGGTCTTTGATAGAAATGGGGTCGTGATAGCAAG atatcgaaaatacAACTTATTTGTTGAACCTGGCTTTGATGTTACAAAACAACCAGAGATAGTAACATTTACGACCGATTTCGGTGTAACATTTGGAATGTTTATCTGTTTTGATATCCTGTTTAAAGAGCCTGCGATAACTTTGGTTAAAGATAAACAAGTACacgatattatttattcaacggCATGGTTTTCGGAACTTCCATTTTTAACAG ctaTACAAACTCAAGCTGGTTGGGCATATGGAAACGATGTTACCGTTCTTGCATCTGGCTATGATAATCCAAATCAACGTAATGTTGGAAGTGGAATATATGTGGGAAGAGCTGGaagtattattgaatattttccatTGCAACGTAATAATAGATTATTAGTAGCCAATGTGCCTAAATATCCATTTAAAAATACTGATCAAGACATCCGAAAAAATTCTATCCAAATAACAGAAAATGATGATAGTCAA GATGACTTAGTTCTATTCCAAGAAGATCTCAGCGGATATACGAGTGAAATTTTAACTGACACATATGAAAATAAGTTGTGTAATAATGACCTCTGTtgtaatttcgaaataaaaagtaCTCCTCTCAAAGAAGCGTCGTACGTTTACAG GGCTGTAGTATTCAGTGGTCAACGAAACTACGCTCACATTGTACAAGCTGGTACACAAGTTTGTGGTATCGTAAGTTGTTTAAAGGATACAATTGAATCGTGTGGCATACGAAATAAAACATTTGAGACAGGTCGAGAGTTCCACAGTATTAAAATTTCgggaaattttcatcaaaatgaaaataatgttcaATGGCCATCAACTGTAAATACTCATTTTCTACCCTTGGATCCATTAATGtttacatatgaaaataaaaataaaaatatcgaattaAGCTTAAATGATGATATCCGATtggataatttatttacatttgcgATTTATGGAAGAGATTATTCCCATGATCAACACATTCCTCAAACTAATCATGCAGAACAATGTAACg ccaaAGAAGaactttaa
- the LOC123299578 gene encoding vanin-like protein 1 isoform X1: protein MNLFFVNVFFIVGLIQLSVGSGNKNTYRAAVVEYSPDIPFSDDIKIIYRKSVADYKHFIQEAAKQNVDIIVFPEDGLSTLNVPAKRNKIHSFATKIPNPNDKISPCNTPGFSEHLTNLSCEASANKIYVVVNLIEYVNCQGEDGCPCDNSFYFNTNLVFDRNGVVIARYRKYNLFVEPGFDVTKQPEIVTFTTDFGVTFGMFICFDILFKEPAITLVKDKQVHDIIYSTAWFSELPFLTAIQTQAGWAYGNDVTVLASGYDNPNQRNVGSGIYVGRAGSIIEYFPLQRNNRLLVANVPKYPFKNTDQDIRKNSIQITENDDSQDDLVLFQEDLSGYTSEILTDTYENKLCNNDLCCNFEIKSTPLKEASYVYRAVVFSGQRNYAHIVQAGTQVCGIVSCLKDTIESCGIRNKTFETGREFHSIKISGNFHQNENNVQWPSTVNTHFLPLDPLMFTYENKNKNIELSLNDDIRLDNLFTFAIYGRDYSHDQHIPQTNHAEQCNGIWTKSKIMFIFSVYFFYFSYDSINI from the exons atgaatttatttttcgtaaatgtattttttattgttggtTTAATTCAG cTATCTGTTGGTAGTGGTAATAAAAACACTTATCGTGCCGCTGTAGTTGAATATTCACCAGATATACCATTCTCGGATGATATTAagattatttatagaaaaagtgTTGCtgattataaacattttatacaagAAGCTGCTAAACAG aatGTCGATATAATTGTATTTCCCGAAGATGGTCTATCAACATTAAATGTGCCAgcaaaacgaaataaaatacattcattCGCAACAAAAATTCCTAATCCTAACGACAAAATATCACCATGTAATACACCAGGTTTTTCTGag catTTAACAAACTTATCTTGTGAAGCTTCCGCTAATAAAATTTACGTTGTCGTCAACTTGATTGAGTACGTAAATTGTCAGGGCGAAGATGGATGTCCTTGCGATAATAGTTTTTACTTTAATACAAATTTGGTCTTTGATAGAAATGGGGTCGTGATAGCAAG atatcgaaaatacAACTTATTTGTTGAACCTGGCTTTGATGTTACAAAACAACCAGAGATAGTAACATTTACGACCGATTTCGGTGTAACATTTGGAATGTTTATCTGTTTTGATATCCTGTTTAAAGAGCCTGCGATAACTTTGGTTAAAGATAAACAAGTACacgatattatttattcaacggCATGGTTTTCGGAACTTCCATTTTTAACAG ctaTACAAACTCAAGCTGGTTGGGCATATGGAAACGATGTTACCGTTCTTGCATCTGGCTATGATAATCCAAATCAACGTAATGTTGGAAGTGGAATATATGTGGGAAGAGCTGGaagtattattgaatattttccatTGCAACGTAATAATAGATTATTAGTAGCCAATGTGCCTAAATATCCATTTAAAAATACTGATCAAGACATCCGAAAAAATTCTATCCAAATAACAGAAAATGATGATAGTCAA GATGACTTAGTTCTATTCCAAGAAGATCTCAGCGGATATACGAGTGAAATTTTAACTGACACATATGAAAATAAGTTGTGTAATAATGACCTCTGTtgtaatttcgaaataaaaagtaCTCCTCTCAAAGAAGCGTCGTACGTTTACAG GGCTGTAGTATTCAGTGGTCAACGAAACTACGCTCACATTGTACAAGCTGGTACACAAGTTTGTGGTATCGTAAGTTGTTTAAAGGATACAATTGAATCGTGTGGCATACGAAATAAAACATTTGAGACAGGTCGAGAGTTCCACAGTATTAAAATTTCgggaaattttcatcaaaatgaaaataatgttcaATGGCCATCAACTGTAAATACTCATTTTCTACCCTTGGATCCATTAATGtttacatatgaaaataaaaataaaaatatcgaattaAGCTTAAATGATGATATCCGATtggataatttatttacatttgcgATTTATGGAAGAGATTATTCCCATGATCAACACATTCCTCAAACTAATCATGCAGAACAATGTAACg gAATCTGGACGAAAAGCAAAATAATGTTTATCTtttcagtatattttttttattttagctacGATTCGATCAACATTTGA